The following coding sequences lie in one Glycine max cultivar Williams 82 chromosome 19, Glycine_max_v4.0, whole genome shotgun sequence genomic window:
- the LOC100796890 gene encoding probable 2-isopropylmalate synthase yields MAGKTSTDGTHPRSRPEYIPNHIPDPSYVRILDTTLRDGEQSPGAAMTSDQKLGIARQLVKLGVDIIDAGFPSASQEDFNAQEVGNDCDADGYVPVIAALCRCNEKDITTAWEAVRYAKKPRLIPFIATSSIHMEYKLNKTKEEVLQIAIDMVKFTRSLGCDDIEFGVEDAARFLPSLFI; encoded by the coding sequence ATGGCAGGTAAAACATCTACCGACGGCACTCATCCTCGTTCTCGTCCTGAATACATTCCCAATCACATTCCCGACCCGTCATATGTCCGCATCCTGGACACCACCCTTCGCGATGGCGAGCAATCTCCCGGAGCTGCCATGACGTCCGATCAGAAGCTCGGGATTGCTCGCCAACTCGTGAAGTTGGGCGTGGACATCATCGATGCCGGTTTCCCTTCGGCGTCACAGGAAGACTTCAACGCGCAAGAAGTTGGCAATGACTGTGACGCTGATGGGTATGTTCCAGTCATTGCTGCACTATGTAGGTGCAATGAGAAGGACATTACCACAGCGTGGGAGGCTGTGAGATACGCTAAGAAGCCAAGGCTAATACCTTTCATTGCAACCAGTTCGATTCACATGGAGTATAAGCTCAATAAGACTAAAGAAGAGGTGCTTCAAATTGCTATCGACATGGTCAAGTTTACACGCAGTTTAGGTTGTGATGACATCGAGTTCGGTGTTGAAGATGCAGCCAGGTTCCTCCcatctctttttatttaa